Genomic window (Bosea vaviloviae):
ACGGCGTCGAGCAGATGCTTTCCGGCCGAATGCTGCGGCTTGTCGAGAAAGACGAGATCGGCCGGCATGCCGACCGCGATGAAGCCGGCATCGAGCTTGCGCACCCGCGCGGTATTGCCGGTCGCCATGCAGAAAGCGACCTCGGGCGGCACGTCACCGAGGCTCGACAGGAAGGCGATCATCCTGAGGATGCCGAGCGGCTGCACGCCGGAACCCGCCGGCGCGTCCGTGCCGAGGATGACCTTGTAGGTCAGGTTCAGTTCGGTCGCGGTCTTGATGGCTTCGAGCGCGGCGCGCTCATTGCCGTTATGGACGATCTCGATCGCGCCCCTCGCCTGCTCGCAGAGCCGGCAGATGCCGGAAAAGCGGATCGAGGTATGGCCGCCATTGATGTGGCTGATCACATCGGGCTGGGCCTCCAGCACGATGTCCTCGCTGATCAGGCTCGACCCCGCGATCGACGGCCCGCCAGTATGGATGATCGTCTCCATCCCGTATTTTCGGGCCCAATCGACATGCTTCTTCGCCTCGGGCCCGGTGTTGACGGTGCCGAGCCCGATCTCGCCGATCATCTTGACCCCGGCGCGGGCCATCTCGGCATAATCCTCCTCGACCATGCTGGTCTCGGCGATCGGCGCGCCGGCATGGATCTTCGCCCCCGTCGGCCGGAAATTCGCGAAGGTGCGCTGTGCCGTGATGGCGAGCGCCTTGACGCCGATGGGATCCTTCGGCCGGCCGGGCAGATGCACTTCGCCGGCCGAGACGAAGGTGGTGACGCCGCCATTGACGCAGGAATCGATCCAGCCCATCTGCCCCTGCCGCGGCGTCCAGTCGCCGAAGACCGGGTGGCAATGGCTGTCGATCAGCCCCGGGGCGACCGGCGAGCCCTGCGCATCGATGATGCTGTCGGCCCGATCACAATCGAGATCGGCGGCCCGGCCGATGGCCGTGATGCGGCCGTCGACCGCGATGATCGTATCGGCGTCGAGGATCGGCTGGTTGAGATCGCCCGAGAGCACCAGGCCGAGATTGCGGATGACGAGCTTGCCCTTGGCCGGGCCTGCCGCGACGTCGTGAGCCATCTGGTCCTCCGCTCGAAACGTATAGCACAATCATGCCTGCGAGACAGGCGATGTTTGAATGTGTAATAACAATCATGGACAGCGTTTCGGCGGCTGGCAAGAGGCGATGCGGCAGGGCCGGAGGCGCGGCCCGCGCGGCGGCGATCAGGGGATGAGGATGAGCAGGCAGGACAGCGTGGCGGACACAGCCGCCAAGCCGACCGCAAGGCAGCGCAAGCCGTCCTCGGCCAGCACTGCCGCCCCAACGGGCTATATCCTCGACGAGCAGGTCGGCTTCCTGATGCGCCGCGCCCAGCAGCGCCATATCTCGATCTTCCAGCGCATCATGGGCGATGACGGCCCGACGCCGACGCAATTCGCCGCCATGTCGAAACTGAGCGCCGGCGAGGAGATTTCGCAGAATCTGCTCGGCCGCATGACGGCGATGGACCCCGCCACCATCAAGGGCGTGATCGCGCGGCTGGAAGAGCGCGGGCTGGTCGAGCGCCTGCCCGACCCCGACGATCAGCGCCGCGTCCGCGTCCGGCTCAGCGCCAAGGGGCACGAGGCGATTCCTGGCCTGCTCGAGAAGGCGAAGGCGATCACCGCCGCGACCCTGGCACCGCTTTCGCGCGAAGAGGCCGAGCGCCTGCTCGCGCTGCTGGCGCGCCTCGATTGAGCAGCGCCCTGCCTGATTGGAGCAGGACTTGCCTGCAAAATCCGCTTGCGCAATTTCATTTGTATACTAACAATAATTGACGTTGGATTTGATGATGCCCCGCGCCAGCTCACCGGCGCTTGGGCGCGGTGCGATGGAAGGCATGGCGATGACCCGAGACGCGGCGATGACCAACGACAACATCATCACCACGGATGTCGTGATAGTCGGCGCGGGTCCGTGCGGGTTGTTTGCGGTGTTCGAGCTGGGTTTGCTCGACATCAAGGCGCATCTGGTCGACATCCTGCCCAAGGTCGGCGGGCAATGCGCCGAGCTCTATCCGGAGAAGCCGATCTACGACATTCCCGGCTTCCCGATCGTCACTGGCCAGGGCCTCGTCGACAATCTCGTCGAGCAGATCCGGCCCTTCGGCCCGACCTTCCACTTGAACCAGATGATCGAGGCGCTGGAGCCGATCGGCACGGCAGACGCCCCGCGCTTCCGCGTCACCACCGATGCCGGCACGGTGTTCGAGACCAAGACCGTCATCGTCGCCGCCGGCGGCGGCTCGTTCCAGCCCAAGAAGCCGCCGATCCCCGGCATCGAGGCCTATGAGGGCAACTCGGTGTTCTATGCCGTGCGCAAGATGGAGGCCTTCCGCGGCCGCGACATCCTGATCGTCGGCGGCGGCGATTCCGCTCTCGATTGGACGCTCAACCTGCAGCCGATCGCCAGGCGCGTCACGCTGATGCATCGCCGCGACGATTTCCGCGCCGCGCCCCATTCGGTCGAGCAGATGCGCGCGCTCGTCGCATCGGGCCAGATGGATATGAAGCTCGGCCAGGTCACCGGCCTCAAGGGCGAAGGCACGGCGCTCCAGGCTGCGATCTGCCGCGACAGTGACGGCCAGACCTTCGAGATCGCCTGCAATACGCTCCTGCCCTTCTTCGGTCTGACCATGAAGCTCGGGCCGATCGCCGATTGGGGCTTGAACCTCAACGAGAACCTGATCCCGGCCGATACCGAGAAGTTCGAGACGAGCACACCGGGCATCTTCGCCATCGGCGACATCAACACCTATCCCGGCAAGCTCAAGCTCATCCTGTCGGGCTTCCACGAGGCCGCGCTCGCCGCCCAGAAAGTCCATCGCTACGTCTATCCCGACAAGCGCCTGACCTTCCAGTACACGACCTCATCGACATCCCTCCAGAAAAAGCTCGGAGTCGCGTGATGCATGTCCGCGTCACCGATCGCGAAGGCGAGCAGCGCGAACTCGAGGCGCTCGAAGGCTGGCGATTGATGGAAATCATCCGCGACTGGGGCCTGCCGATCAAAGCCGAATGCGGCGGAGCCTGCGCCTGCGCCACCTGCCATGTCTATGTCGCGGCGGACTGGGTCGATAAATTGCATCCGCCGCGCGAGGAGGAGCTGGAGCGCCTCGACGAGGCCTTCGACGTGCGCCCGAACTCACGCCTCG
Coding sequences:
- a CDS encoding amidohydrolase family protein, with the protein product MAHDVAAGPAKGKLVIRNLGLVLSGDLNQPILDADTIIAVDGRITAIGRAADLDCDRADSIIDAQGSPVAPGLIDSHCHPVFGDWTPRQGQMGWIDSCVNGGVTTFVSAGEVHLPGRPKDPIGVKALAITAQRTFANFRPTGAKIHAGAPIAETSMVEEDYAEMARAGVKMIGEIGLGTVNTGPEAKKHVDWARKYGMETIIHTGGPSIAGSSLISEDIVLEAQPDVISHINGGHTSIRFSGICRLCEQARGAIEIVHNGNERAALEAIKTATELNLTYKVILGTDAPAGSGVQPLGILRMIAFLSSLGDVPPEVAFCMATGNTARVRKLDAGFIAVGMPADLVFLDKPQHSAGKHLLDAVSLGDIPGIGMVVIDGIIRTGRSRNTPPSHTAPVLVGH
- a CDS encoding MarR family winged helix-turn-helix transcriptional regulator gives rise to the protein MSRQDSVADTAAKPTARQRKPSSASTAAPTGYILDEQVGFLMRRAQQRHISIFQRIMGDDGPTPTQFAAMSKLSAGEEISQNLLGRMTAMDPATIKGVIARLEERGLVERLPDPDDQRRVRVRLSAKGHEAIPGLLEKAKAITAATLAPLSREEAERLLALLARLD
- a CDS encoding NAD(P)/FAD-dependent oxidoreductase; the encoded protein is MTNDNIITTDVVIVGAGPCGLFAVFELGLLDIKAHLVDILPKVGGQCAELYPEKPIYDIPGFPIVTGQGLVDNLVEQIRPFGPTFHLNQMIEALEPIGTADAPRFRVTTDAGTVFETKTVIVAAGGGSFQPKKPPIPGIEAYEGNSVFYAVRKMEAFRGRDILIVGGGDSALDWTLNLQPIARRVTLMHRRDDFRAAPHSVEQMRALVASGQMDMKLGQVTGLKGEGTALQAAICRDSDGQTFEIACNTLLPFFGLTMKLGPIADWGLNLNENLIPADTEKFETSTPGIFAIGDINTYPGKLKLILSGFHEAALAAQKVHRYVYPDKRLTFQYTTSSTSLQKKLGVA
- a CDS encoding 2Fe-2S iron-sulfur cluster-binding protein; its protein translation is MHVRVTDREGEQRELEALEGWRLMEIIRDWGLPIKAECGGACACATCHVYVAADWVDKLHPPREEELERLDEAFDVRPNSRLACQILFSPELDGLTVVLAPELD